The DNA segment TCGATGTCTGGGGCGCAGATTATGCAGACCGCGAATAAGCTCCATGGAGTAATATCTATCAACTGTGCTAAAGGGGCCTTAGAGCCCATAAAATAGCGCGTGATTATAGCTTAGGCAGCTGCTTGCCACCACCCAAGACAGGGGGAAGATTAGCCAATTGTGCGTGCATCAGCACGGAAATGAGAGGGTCTTGCGCCAAAAACACCCAGGGCAACAAAATAGCTAACGGCACCCGCCACACAAAGGTAGACAATATTTAAGGCCCGCTGCCACCAGAGCCAATCGACCCATAGGGAAGGCTCAGGCGTCAGCTGCCACAGCACCATGGCCATTACCGCCGCTGCCAAACTTAAACGCAGTAGCGCCGCCGTCATTCCTGCCATGGGTGCATAGACCTGTTGCTGACGTAAACCCCGATATAACAGGCCTGCATTCAGGACAGCCGATAAGGAGGTTGCCAACGCCAAACCAATATGCCCAAGCTGCCAATAGTGATGCAGCGGAACCACAAAAGCGATATTCATCACCATATTAGCGGCCATAGCAATAATGCCGATTTTAACCGGGGTCTTGGTATCCTGGCGGGAGAAGTAACCGGGTGCCAGTACCTTGATTAACATAAAGGCCATTAAGCCCAGCGAATAGGCCTGCAAACTCAAGGAGGCCATGGTGACATCCCTGACGGTTAATTTTCCGTATTGGAATAAGGTCATCAAAATCGGTTCTGCCAACATCATCAGTGCGACAGCGGCGGGAATGGCAATCAGCAATACCATACGAATAGCCCAATCCAGGGTTGCTCTAAAGGCATCAGGCGAGCTAGTGGCCTGCTGACGGGACAAGCTCGGTAAAATAACCGTACTAATAGCGATAGCAAACACACCTAAGGGCAGCTCCACCAAACGGTCGGAGTAATATAGCCACGACACGCTACCTGCAGGGAGAAAAGACGCCAGCACCGTATCCAACAGCAAGTTAATCTGGCTAACTGAGACACCAAAAATAGCGGGGCCCATTAAAGCCAGAATCCGCCTTACCCCTTCATCCTGCCAATCCCAAGCGGGTTTGGGTGTTAACCGTAAACCATGCATAAAAGGCAGCTGGAAGGTCAGCTGTAAAATGCCTGCGGCCATCACCCCCCAAGCCAGAGCAAAGGCGGGTTCATCAAAATAAGGCGCAATCACAATCGCTGCCGTAATCAATGCAATATTGAGTAACACCGGGGTAAAAGCCGGCACCGCAAAACGGCCATAACTATTCAGCACCGCCCCACAAAAACCCGTTAGAGAGATCAGGAATAAATAGGGAAAAGTAATGCGGATCATGTCGCTGGTTAGCTGATAGCGCAGCGGGTCGTCTGACAAATAAAAGCCCGGCGCAAAGATAGCAGTAATAACCGGCGCCCCCACTACAGCCAGCCCCGTCACGATCAGCAAACTGCCACCCAAGGCCCCGGCGACTTTATTCACCAGTAACTGAATGGCATTAAAATCTCGCTGCTCGCGGTACTCTGATAACACTGGCACAAAAGCTTGAGAGAAAGCCCCTTCCGCAAATAACCGGCGCATAAAGTTGGGGATTTTAAAAGCGACAAAGAAGGCATCCGCC comes from the Oceanicoccus sagamiensis genome and includes:
- the murJ gene encoding murein biosynthesis integral membrane protein MurJ, whose product is MSQPPTSTADQPQQTTGLLKSSLVVGMMTMLSRVLGLLRDVVIAHFVGATAAADAFFVAFKIPNFMRRLFAEGAFSQAFVPVLSEYREQRDFNAIQLLVNKVAGALGGSLLIVTGLAVVGAPVITAIFAPGFYLSDDPLRYQLTSDMIRITFPYLFLISLTGFCGAVLNSYGRFAVPAFTPVLLNIALITAAIVIAPYFDEPAFALAWGVMAAGILQLTFQLPFMHGLRLTPKPAWDWQDEGVRRILALMGPAIFGVSVSQINLLLDTVLASFLPAGSVSWLYYSDRLVELPLGVFAIAISTVILPSLSRQQATSSPDAFRATLDWAIRMVLLIAIPAAVALMMLAEPILMTLFQYGKLTVRDVTMASLSLQAYSLGLMAFMLIKVLAPGYFSRQDTKTPVKIGIIAMAANMVMNIAFVVPLHHYWQLGHIGLALATSLSAVLNAGLLYRGLRQQQVYAPMAGMTAALLRLSLAAAVMAMVLWQLTPEPSLWVDWLWWQRALNIVYLCVAGAVSYFVALGVFGARPSHFRADARTIG